The genomic interval acaataaagttgacttgactaCACAATGATTGATTCACAAATCATTTCTGCCTATCCTGCCTTCATCGGGGTGGTTTCTGAGATTGTTCCCGGGTTCAGTATaaacccaaaaaacaataaaaagtgagCCAGAAAGGTCTGAGACACTGCTGAGTAAGAATTGTATAACCTACAAGCAACATCACAATACACACTGAAAAGCTTGTCTATAAACATGAACTATATCTACATATAATGTCCAATTCGTCGAAGGGAACCAGCCACTGAGGGGACTGGCCTTAGTATTTTGAGTATCTAATGACAGTCATAATAATTCTATGATACgttattatttcaaatgtaattttagtCATTACTCAACTTGTGTGTCATGTCATTATTATAATCTGTCAGTAAGTATCTGCATATGCACATTAAGTCTGTGCAATGCCTCGTTATTGTTCCAAATGGGGAATAAAACTTGCGGTGCAGTCGAATTGTCAATTTTGATTTGGAAGGTTCCTAACTGAGTAAAATGACCCCAAAGTATTTCGTCGGcaaccatgataagagctgtttgaattctttaaatgcatatgaaaggtgcttcaatgcttcctttcctatcccctttagcatagggtacaatGGACTTTGACCTCATGGCGTAaaccattgaggtcaaggaaaagtagaTGGGAAAAggcgataggaaggacaatccgaatccaaCCATGGTTATATAGGATGTGACAAGTCACACGGGACTTTAGTtgctttcacttcctgtttaatTTTATGCccttgtttgttgtttttcctgtctttgttcAGTTTCCCGCCAGTTTCTTTCACCACCTGTTGACAGTTATGCAATCAGCCATCTCGGTATTCATACCCCTAGTTGGTCACCTCCCGTTTGACAGATTGGCTTAGTTCAAAAAAATTGACTTTTGCGTTTGGTGAAAACGCACCATTACATATTAAGAGATATGAGGTAGTTTTCAGAACAGCAGCATACACGTGTCCATGTTTCACTTCACTCTGTACCTCTACCTCCATTCTTCATCTTCAACTCTCCCTCACCTAAAAGTCTGGAAACCTCTCACTTAGCTGAACAGAGCTTAAGGAAgcaggaaacattttaattctgCTATCCGATCTTAAAGATCTGACAAATATCACCATAATCTCAAGACAAATCATTTGAACAAGAGCAGAGGTGAACTGATGAATTACACCAACTTACACACAGTAGATTTCCTCACAGGCAAACCATGCTCAAATGAACTGGGTGGCCAAAGTATGAGGCCCTCCTAATGATAGGCTTGTTAACACAGAGCATCGTGAACTCACTCTCCAGTTGCTTCATCCCACTGGTGGCTTTGCCTAAGAGGTCATCCGCCTCCTTCTTCATATCCTTTGCCCTCTGGTTGATGCTGTTCAGACCTCCAGACTCCCCACCGAGCGAGTCCACCTTCGTCCGCAGCTCGCTGTAACGCTTTTCTGTGTCGTTGAGGCTCTGGAAAAGACCAgaatattgtaaatttatttaCTGTCAAATAAATCCTTGTACAGTCCACagtatattttttgaattttgaacttCCCGTCCATGACCGTGCGTACCTGCTCCAGTGAGGATGCCTGGCGAGTGGCGTTGTTAGCCAGTGCTCTGGCGTCCTCCGCCATCTGTCGATTCTGCTCCGTCTTGTTCCTCAGAGCTTCCACCCCCACGGAGAGGTTGTTTAAACGCATCATGACTTCCATCTGCTTATCCTCCAGCTGGCCCAGGCTCTCCTCCACCTGGGAGCAAGTGAGACAGTAAACACTTGAAAATTAAGAGGTAAATGGAGAGAacacagcacaaaaaaacaaacaaaaaaagcactcTCCATCAGtggtattcaattaaaattcaaggGGGTCCAGTGAGAGATACATTCCTCAAGCAAAGGTCTGGAACATCATACTGTGTAACTTGCGTTATGATTTAATGCCATATTGAAGTAGGCTGATTGTATCTACATCTGGACTAATTATcaacaactgactgtcaaatcaaataaagaaaagaaggcctgcaattcaataacatttcGACAATGTTGTCAGTTTTCATATTAAActggagaaattaaaaagaacaagttctctaataatgttctcttctcacttcaagTAAAATAAGGACAAAACATACGCTTTAAAAATGTGCTTCTTAACTatctcagaacacaaaacacgGATGGAGAAAAGAGAACTTCTCTCACACTCTTCATTCTGTGAGTTTCCTGGGCCGTTAAACCAGTGTTATAGTAAGGGTGTGATTTGCCGTGGGGGATGTGTgggatttccccccttttggtcttcatatccccacctctgctgaattatttttattcccggggggggggggggtttctgtcTGCTGTCGGACCTGGAGCAAGTGAATCTTCTCCCCTGCTTCCTGACTATGGTCTGGACGCCAGGCAGGAAAATATCAACACCAGTAGTGTTGTGACGGCTAACGCTCCACCAGTTAAAAAGGAAACGCTGCGTCAACATTTGATAATTCCACAGGAAGGTGGTCCACCTGCTTCTCACTCAACAATGAAAGTGTtgcagtgaaacacacacacactgttctgaCATGCTGTACCTCAGCGGTAGCGTTCCTTGTTCTGTTCAGGTTATTGTGCGCCTCCTTCAGAGCTGACTTCGCCTCCTCTATGGCTTTCTCAGACACGTCCAGTGCCCGCTTGGTGCTTTTGGCTGTGTCATTCACTCCTTCTGCTCGCCTCCTGCACAGTGACACCAGCGGGATAAGACCAATGCAAAGGGTTTTTACTACAATACACTTGTGAAATGAATACAGTATTGTTGTAATCACTGTAGTAAAATTTTGTAATACCCCACTTAAGTACCCCAGCATTTTATCACGGACAAAACTTACAACAAATCAAGAAATCCTCAaatcttaaagaaaaaaaagtgacagtgaaAGTGTTACAGTTTCAAATCTCTTTTCATTGGTATTCGCTCGCCTACACATCAAAAAATCACTCAAATCCTTAAACACAATACTGAgtcacatgtaaatatatagGGATATTTTTAAGTATTATAATACTGGTGGAAATGATGTGCAATAATCTAGAAACATATGAAACCTTCACTTGGGGCCAGTAAAAACAAGCTGCCAtacagttttgacattttgagaaatatgcaTCAGATGAGAAGatgccaccaccaccatcaaaTCTGCCCCTAAATCAGCAAACTGTTGTTTACACACTTTTGTGAGGCTTAACAAACTATTTAGCAGACAGAtttgagagtggtatcaatcctCTGGTCTCACTTTCCACCagaaaagcaacattttttatttcccaaaatgtcaaactgttctgAATCAAACTGAGTGAACACAAACAGCTTGCAAACAACTGCCTATTCATGcttccagcagacacagagaaacatcaACGTTAATTTGGAAATCACGTTTCTGCTCACCCAACAATTGTAACTGTGCAATCTACTTAATCCTGAAGGAATGAACCAGAGTTTTTTACTGTCTGTTGTCTGCTTCTGGATCGAGAGCAGGCAGTGGGCTTTTTtggaaggtttttatttttctgcagaaaAGTATTGGCTGCTATGCCTGGACAAAACGACAAATGTCTTTGGGAAAAGTGTCAGTGACAACGAAGCAGCGAGGCTTTAtgccataaaaccaaaacaatgagctgaaacatGTTAAAACCCTCTGTGCCGATTCTGGTGATAATGACCTCTGCCCTAGAAGGTTATGGTTGGTCAGTCTGTCGgcagaataattaaaaaacccATGACATTTTTGAGTGGATCCACACAAACAGGCAGatctagaattttttttcactttctttaacatggcgagataTATGGTGTTAGCCTTGGTGGAAGCATGTGAGCTCCATGAGGCCCTTCTAgttctctgtgggtttgttaAGACAATAGACCCCTTCTCACATGTTGTATATGTTAACATTTGATCCATAGTTAAGCTTtaactttaaagctacagtgtgtaatatttagaagaacgtattcacagaaattgaatatattgtccacaattgtgtgttcatatatgtataatcacctgcaacaaagaagtGATATTtattcgtcaactttgaatgagttaaatatagtaacaataggaggacccgacctccgtgtaaatcgccatgtttgTCGTGtagtgctgcgttccggttccactgcgactcggaAGGTCGGACTAAAATCACCACCTTGAGTTCTGAGTGTATTAATAGTAAATCTATTGGTTTAATGGAACACAtcattaaatacggttgcagaaacggtccagaatatgcgcatccgcgttgaatttccagcgctgcggaaaactggaaatggaattagcggtgtgccaccattaagtgtcccctgtcggatgctcggttggttgcggtttgcaactttaccaccagatgccaccagaaaagtacaaaaatcacacactggggctttaatatTTTAAGCTTTTACATCCGGTCTGTACGGGAATATTGTagaaacatttgaatgaaatgtataaaacatttagtttgttgtgttttgtcagttttatcTACAATAACTGTGGCCAGTAATGAAGCCATTACTGTGCTCTGGTGAAACTCGGTGCTCATCTTCAGGATGTTACCATGGATTTTATGGGACACTTTTGGAATCTGTCAGTAACAGTTTACCAGTCCGATGCACAGATTATTGGCGATTATTGACCAATAATAATAAGGGATTATTCAAATAATTAATGACGTCACTGCTGCTGTACATattgctcctgctgctgtgctgtgagcaaatgtattaaataagCCCTGAGGATGAAATCGTACATACAAACAGTATGTGGGCAAAAAGCAGTAGAATATCAGAGTCCAGTAATATGACGATGGTCATTGGCTGTAAAATACATAATCTGCAGCCCCCATAAGGacttttctcatttaaaaatcaatatgaATGATACAAGCTTTGTTTAACAATGAAAACAGGAGTAAACACTCCAGCAGTTCATTGCATGGTGGCcatgttaatattattattgatgataTTTCTACAGTGAATAGAACAGCACtgcataaatataaaaaggagTCACGCATTAGGGAGGAATTTTATTCATCTAAGACTCTATCATGGAACAGGGCTGGTTATTGAACCATAATGGATCAGTGGAAAAGTCTGTATTGTATTTCCAATGGACATCTCAGTCTGTAGAAGTGAAAGTTATAGAACAAAGGGTAGGACACTAAATTGTTTACGGACCACTGGTGGTGCTGAAAAAAGGCTGATGTTCAGAGTGTTCAGagaagcttattttttttttatcaagcaGTGGGTTTGTGAGCTATTTTTATTCACTGTCATGAGGCGAAAGAGGGACCCAGAGCAAGTCTGCTCAGCAACCAACCAAAACATTCTATGCTAAGTGTGATCTTTGTGATCTTACTTGGCATCTTTGGCTGCGTCAAGCAGCTCCTTGGCTTTGGCGACGTGCTGCATGGTTTGGTTGACGATCCCATCGACGTTGGTGAGGTTGGACAGGCTGTCCTTTATCTGCATTACCATGTTGTCCAACGTGGTCCTGTTGACCGGCAGCGCAATGGACAAGACCTGCAGCGCCACTTTCTCTATGCTCTCCGGGTCGGCTCCCTCCTCTGGACAGTAGAGGCGACAGAGAGGTGCCACAGGGCAAAACACAGAAGCGATCAAACACCCCAACATCCTgcactctcttctccttcagctGGACTCACTTTAGCTGAAGTGTGACTGAACTTTTACAATTCTTTAAAACAGGTTCAACGTACCAGTGAGGAAATATCTGATCTTCTTAATGAAATCTTTCAGTTTCTTGTTGTTGCTTTCAAAGTGGTCCTTCTTCTTTTGGGCTTTCTCCAGTGTGTTCATCGCTTGGTTCTTAACATCCTGCGTCAGTGTGGCTATATCCTGGAGCTGGATGCAGGTGAACAGAGACACATGATGTTTTTCCAGTCGTGGCAGGTAACAGAATCTCACCAATCCAGTAGAGATACAACGTATTTGAACACGTTCCGCACCTTTTTTGCGACACCCTGCAGCTCCTCGTTGGCAGTGTTCAGACCATCGGCGACGTTCCTGGCGTGATTCAGGGCTGCTACAGAGGCGCTCACCGTCCCGTTGCAGCCATCTCCTCCACACACGTGGTTACCCTGATCATCGCGGCAACCGGCACCTCCACATTGACTGTCTGGGCAACTGCCATTTACACTGGCATTGCTATGACCACCACACACCTGAAGGGAGCAACAGTGCATTATCGCTCACATGGAAATGATTGGGTCAGTGTAATAAGACAATAAATGATAACACATCTGGAAATAATTTGGAGCAAAAAATATGGAAAGTGGAAGCAatgtaatattgttatttttattaatattatatattttatatattatatatcagcTATTAAAAGTAGCCTGTAATTGGTGAAGCTAGAAAATATGTTTAgttactagagctgcaactaacgattattttcatcatcgatcaatcgattattttttcgattaatggattagttgttcggtccataaaatgtcataaaatggtgaaaaatgtcgattgtgtttcccaagcCCCAACataatatttagttttgtacacacacagatatttctgtagtttgctgtcacagacgagcagagaaaccagaaaatattcacatttaggaagttgaaatcagaaaatcttgactacttgaaccgattaattgattatcaaaatagttgtcgatttagtagtcgattactaatcaattaactgttgcagctctattagTTACATAAagtcacaccaaaattaccTAATTACTTAAGAATCGTTTAAGCTTAAAGGCTTTATATCAGATAGGTGATCTAATAATTGAGGAAAATTAGCATTAACATTCACTCTTGGCCTCTCCTGATGACAAAAAGACTTGCATCAGCTTTgttgttagaaaaaaatgagctgtgtgcagctacgattttacccatttgaaaaaaaaaagacaaaaagaaaatcaatattcaCCCATCAGTGTTAATATTGTGGCGGCGGGCACGCACAGGTGCACTCTGAGCTTCATATAGCCCCCTGCGTAACTGTGGTCGCCTGTCTCCCTTAGAGACCATGTGCTGTAGGGAGGTGCCAAAGTCACGCTACACTACTGGAAGTCAGATAAGGAACCTGGCCTTAGATCAGACGAAAGTAACTTTAATATAAATCTCATGACGTAGAGATCAGTCGGGGAATTACTAACAAAGCTGGTTTTATGACTTatgaccactagatgtcactgtAAGACTAGAGCGTGTCAAATCAATGAGAGCACCCTCTCATGTTAAAACTTCCTTCACTCTTTTCACAATTAAGTGGGAAAGCTCACAGCAATTTTGCAATTTTCTGTTCAGACTGCACAGTCTAATGGATTCTGgtcattcattttgtccagAGCATAATGACAAACCTGACAGTCGAGGCTTTATCTGTCTTTTAAATGCCTTATTAccttaaatatttttctttgaccCTGCATGTGAAATGCTATTTTCCATGTCtttaatctgaaaatgaaaactgggaaaataaaataattagttttgtaatttccccctttttaattaattactgGCTGTACAGGTACTGAATGTAGCCAATACAGTATAAATAAgcaattcagatttttttttatgggacaTTTTTAACATTAGAGTAACACGGAGCACAATTCAACAGGCAATTGCATGTACAAATGGATTAAAACATTAAGCTCTGTCTACCTTGTGACTGAGGTGATGGACCTTCTCATCCAAGTGGTGGgtcttctgctgcagctcctctaaTGACTTGTTCTGAGCGGCCAGGGCGCGGAGGAACTTGTCTTTGCTGGCGTCCAGCAGGTCTTCGGTGAGCGCACGGGTTTCTTTGGACTGTTCCACCGCGCTGAAAGGGCCGGACACCGAGGCGTTGCATTTCTCTTCTGCCTCCAGCGACACCCGATAGTACTTCTTCACTTTCTCAAACTGATCTGGAAAGGAGACGGAAacacgtgtttgtgtttacatgctATAAGTGATACCTAATTATTGactgtatattttaatttaatcatcTTTTGGTTTCCTGTCATCAGACTTTGTGCTGCAAGCGTGACTGACTTGATTTAGTTTGCTACCTGCAAATCCAGAGGTGAGGTACTCATCCAGCAGACGCTGTTTGTGAGCCATAGTGGTGTTGATGTCCCTTAGTTCTCTCTCCAGAACATTCAGTGTGCGTCTTAgtgcctcttcttcttctgctgtggCGTTCAGCTCCCGGCCAACGGCCATCAGACGCCCGTCAGTCAGGGCGATCTCAGCCCTGCAACACACAGGTAATCGATGTACtatttagttagttagttggtgGAAAGGTGAGAAAACACATCCAAACACAGTCTGACATCCTCACCTGAGGTCATCGATGCTCTGTCCAATCAGCTGGTGGACCCTGTCGCTGTCCTCCATACTGATGAGATCCTGAACCTGCCTCAgcttcctctccagctctttgATGCGAGTGTCCTCGACCCCAGGCGTGATCCCGCTCTCCAGGATCTTCCGCACGGTGTACTGGATGTGATCCAGGTCCCTTTTCATCTGGCACAGCGCATCGTCCCACAACTGGAAGCACGAGTGACACCGGACGCATTCTGGAAAGACGCCTGTGAAGCCTCGGGCGCACTCATCGCACTGCTTCCCCGCTACTCCCTCCCGGCACTCGCATGTCCCCGTGGCTCGGTCACACTGGGCCATCTCTGAGCCGAGCGGGTGACAGTTACATTCTGGAAGAAGTGAGGAAGGGAGGTGTGGAAAGGCAGGaagagcttttctagtcatatagaccactcaaagcgctttacaggaaagacacattcacccattcacacagcgctgctatttaccgcgcatttttctgtcaaattcatacactgtcggaagagcagTCAGAGGCTATTTTGGGTTAATTGTTAagtgtcttgtccaaggacacaacagcatgtggactggcggaagctgggatcgaaccaccaaccttcggtggacgaacgactctacctcctgagccacagccgcccatggCAGTATGAAATATCATTTAATGGCCATTCCTTTTCTTAAGAGCTATCTATTCTATGGTTTTTGTCACAAGGTGAGTTACCTTGACATTGCACCTGTGGGTCTCCCCAGTGGAACTGCTCACACTCAGTGCACTGTTTGCCTCCAAAGCCTGGACGACAGTGGCACTGGCCCGTGAACTGtagacagagagcgagagagagagagagagcttgacAAAGAATAAAGGCCAGACAGATGAGgatatatgataaataaaaacagttggtcattttcatgtctttatGTTTGCTCACCATGTTGCAGTGAGGTCCGAGGGAGTGTTGTGGGTTGCAGTGACAGGGCTCGCAGCCACCATCCTGTCCGTAGTTCCAGTGGTTTGGAGCACACTGGTCACAGTTGTGGCCAGCCACGTTCTCCTTGCAGAGGCAGGCTCCGGTCTGCCTGTCACAGTGACACTGTCCGTCACTGCAGGCGGACTGGACAGTGCCAGCAGTCACACAGGTACAACCTGAGAAGAAAGTGTATATACAATTTGAATTGATTGtgcaattgtgttttttttttttgctatttccACAACTAGTAGATAGGTACGCAAaggttttgagtttttgtttcagtgttttttttggatgaaaCAATGTAGACCTTTATAACTGTAACTTTTCAGTCACAGTGTCACCTAGCGGCAACAGGAAATCACTGCTTTTACAGTTCAAACTTTGGTCAGAAAAGTAGCCCACTCACATTTTAGCCGTGCAGTTTGCTGAAGCTCATATCAGGaatttaacaaaacacagaagaagcttTAGCCATTGTTGAAAATAATAGTGGAAAAAAGCTAATCTGCAATTATCACTCACGTCTGCAGTCCTGGGCCAAAGCGTTGCCATAGTAACCGTGCTGACAGTGGCAACAGGAGGGGCCATCGGTGTGGTACAGGCACTTTAAGCATTGGCCGGTCCTGGGATCGCACGACTCAGGGTCCTGGGTGTCAATGTTGCCGCTGCACTCGCACGGTAGGCAGTGCCCACCAGGCTGCTCTGGGTTACCATAGTAACCAGGGGCACACTGGTCACAGCGGGGTCCTGAGAAAGACAGCGGAGTATATGATAGGACAATTAGCTGTAAAATTGCTTGTGTGAGACTTAAGTAGCCACATTTTCGATGATTTTGTTACACATCAGATGACATAGTAAAAagtaatcaaaaaaatatacatttatctAAATTTAGAAATGTCATCACAGTGTAATAACTTACCAGTGTAACCTTGTCTGCAGTTACAGATGATCTGGTTCGAGCTATGGTCAGCTTGACAGGAGTGTCCGTTAAAGTGACCTGAGCCCGGGACACCAGGGCAGGGACAGGGCCGACAGTGCTCCCCTGAGCCAAGCACCGGATTGCCAAAGAACCCGTCCTCACAACTGGGTCAAAAATGGGAGACATTTACCACCGGGGGccaaaagagcagaggagaatcTGATATCTGATCGGAGTGATAAAAACCCTTACCGTTCACAGAGCTGTCCCGCTGTGTAGTCCCTGCAGTCTCTACACTCCCCAGTGCTGGGGTCACAGAGGTCTGCATGAGCGTTACACTGACAGGGGCTGCAGCTGGGGAAGCCCCACTGGCCTGGTTGGCAGTCTGAGCACCTCCGTCCAGTGGCTCCCTGTCTGCACTGGCACTGGCCTGTAACTGGGTCACACTGGTGGCTCAATGAACCCTCAGAGTGACAGTCGCAGGCTGGACAGGGGGGGGGTTTAAGGGGTTAGTCACTGTTTTGTTGATTATCTCTTATGTCcattcattttatctttttatgtatttgacCTAATGTTTAAAACAGGTCTCTCTTGCAAAAGTTAAGATTACCTGATTATATAAAGCCctgtttagtaaaaaaaaaaaaatatatatatatatgaaagtcATTGCTGATCATGAAGCACACTCACCTGCGCAGCCATTCACTCCAAAGCCGTAGGTTCCTGGGGCACACTGGTCACAGTGCTGACCCATGACGTTGGGTTTACATCGACACTGACCTCCGACCCTATCACACTCACCACTCAGGGAACCTTGTGGTTCACACTGACAGGCTGGATGTAACAGAAACATTAGCAAATCATTAGTAAATTTAAAAGCCATTTAAAGGACTTGAACTGCCAAATGGATTCAACCTGCATCTTCATAAATCTGTCCCATGCACGTCTCTACTCACGCAGAGCACCGTCATGAATGATGGAGGAAATGCTACAGATGAGTTTTGAGCACATCTCAGCCAGGGCGGGCATCGGCGTGATCATGAAGGAATCCAGGCACATGTAGCGAACCATTTCCTCCCGCCGCTGCTCTGCTTCCGGCTCGTTACCTTGGAAACCAGGAAGCTCGGTGTACTTAGGGATCAGAACCAGCTATTGGGGCGAAAccaaaaaagaaggggaaaggATTACAGTCAGAGctatgaatgtaaataaacatgaaggCAATATCATTCAAGTTGCTACAGTAATCAACttacacagaaagagaaaataagtaACTTTAAGTAAGTAATTTTTAAAGGTCTGACAGAAACTTCTCTAAAAGACAGAGGTTTGTATGGTAGAAGAATAAAGAGCAAAACAGTGTCAAgcataaagataaaataaagaatcctgaataaataaacagttgAGTTATTGAGCATAAAAATCATCAAAcatcaaatgtatttacaggAGCATTCATCCAGTTGAGTGGGTGTCCTGGTTTATTCTACAAATATGCTTTACATTCATATCGAGAAAAGACAACCACCACAGGAGGAGAGTTATTGTAAACACTGCCCTGCTAAAATCAATCTCCTGTTTGTCTTTGAAAATACCTAAATGATGATGTAAAGTGCAAATGCAAAGTTGCTACTTTGCATTTGCTACTAAAGTTGGGGCAGCTTCACACTCATAACTCACCGAGTCAATGAGAATGAAGGCAGTTAGATGTCTGTGTGAGACCCCGTGGCGCTGGAACCTAATTGAAACCACATAATGATTGCTGGGCTCGAAACAGAAGGGCCTGGGCATCTCGATATATCTgtgaaaatagaataaattatTAGTTCAAATGTCACTTGTGGTCAGACTGAGTGTTTCTCTCATtctactcctcctctcactTCCCTTGTTCCTTTCACAAGTGCTTCATTCCAGAAGCAGTTACACCCTAATCAAAGTTATTTCCTGAGCAAAAAGGCGCCTTTCATGAAGCCTATGAATTGACAACGCACACGCTCGTAGCAAAGATATGACATAATGCAGCATTTTGTATGTTTGGATATTATCCAAATCAGCTGAATTACTatgcaaacacaacatgaaagacaatttcttttttagatttCAGAGTTAGACACTctgaaatcacattttgtgtgtttcctgtgcagCCACTGTTCACGAGGGGGAGACTGCATTTAGCCTCTGCCCGGCTCTGGCGTCCACCCCTGTTGTCTGGCGTTTCGGCCCCATGTAGTGAATTGGTTTTGGCTGATGGACCCACcacagaagaggaaggaaaccGAGCTACGGTCCACTGAGACAGCCAGATCCGGGCTTGGTCTGACCACTTAGTTCCAGATCAGTTCAGACTGTGAAAGGCTTTTCAGCGGGATGAAACTACACAGGCTTTGATTCTATTTTATCCTACACCCTGTTCTCCATTGCCTGGATCTCACTGCAGGGATAAATAACGTTTAATCTTGTCTGATCTGCAATAATCTGTCTAATGTGTTGACTCTGCAACAGTGagcttttcatatgatgatatCAATATGTAATCTGTCATCATTTAATGATTAGGGCTGATCTATCTGTTCAAGCAGATAACATTTAGGTCTTAACAAGCCTTTACACTAGAGTGGGGCAACATGAGAACATTTCTGTGTGATAATGAAATATTCTTCTCTTATGATGAGTATCAGTATTTTACTGAGAGTTAATAAGAAATactttaactttattttaagaCACATAGGTCCATATCAgtatgaaaacaataaataaaatacaatacaaggACGACAACACAGAATATTGACGTTGCAGTTCCTAAGTCTCAAGTGAttgaaatacatacagtacacacatctgtgttgttttcaaaaacaagaggagaacCTTGTGTTACTTTTATGTGGTTAAGGTCATTACAATTTAAATGTTTCGAATCAATTAATTGACATACA from Scophthalmus maximus strain ysfricsl-2021 chromosome 3, ASM2237912v1, whole genome shotgun sequence carries:
- the lamb2l gene encoding laminin subunit beta-2 isoform X2 yields the protein MRPSILMPIMSAQLSILLLAISVSGQELPSGPHGCTEGSCYPATGNLLIGRAVNLSSTSTCGLGGPEHYCIVSHLQESDKCFECNSQHRYDPYRHRNSHRIENVINLMDRNEDHTWWQSVNGQETVSIRLNLEAEFHFTHLIMKFKTFRPAAMIIERSADFGRTWRPYRFFASNCTRTFPSIPANGLHHINDIICEERYSDIEPSTNGEVIYKVLDPAIHVKDPYSLDIQELLRITNLRINFTKLNTLGDDLLDRRFDVLQKYYYAIYELVVRGSCFCYGHASECAPVPGVDARENGMIHGRCVCNHNTEGLNCERCQDFHNDLPWRPAEAENSHTCRECNCNGHSNQCHFDMAVYLATANVSGGVCDDCQHNTMGRNCEMCKPFYFQDHIRDIRDPQVCVACDCDPVGSLEGGVCDSHTDPDMVMIAGQCRCKANVKGMRCDDCKEGYYGLSQNDPLGCQPCNCDPRGIIMIGAPCDQISGDCSCKRYVTGRYCNQCLPEYWGLSNDLAGCRPCDCDFGGAFNNRCMMENGQCDCRRHLIGRQCSEVQPGYFCAPLDYYKYEAEDATGHSPSDPALPGQVRPQAETDCVQHLSNQLRRHRRHRRVTNSQQHRAALRRIRQLQQTPDVRTVHREHSPSHMVTWTGPGFARVKDGAGLVFTIDNVPYAMEYDIMIRYEPESTEDWEAIVSITSVSLPSSLRCGNLLPTEQLYTVTLPHRNRYIEMPRPFCFEPSNHYVVSIRFQRHGVSHRHLTAFILIDSLVLIPKYTELPGFQGNEPEAEQRREEMVRYMCLDSFMITPMPALAEMCSKLICSISSIIHDGALPCQCEPQGSLSGECDRVGGQCRCKPNVMGQHCDQCAPGTYGFGVNGCAACDCHSEGSLSHQCDPVTGQCQCRQGATGRRCSDCQPGQWGFPSCSPCQCNAHADLCDPSTGECRDCRDYTAGQLCERCEDGFFGNPVLGSGEHCRPCPCPGVPGSGHFNGHSCQADHSSNQIICNCRQGYTGPRCDQCAPGYYGNPEQPGGHCLPCECSGNIDTQDPESCDPRTGQCLKCLYHTDGPSCCHCQHGYYGNALAQDCRRCTCVTAGTVQSACSDGQCHCDRQTGACLCKENVAGHNCDQCAPNHWNYGQDGGCEPCHCNPQHSLGPHCNMFTGQCHCRPGFGGKQCTECEQFHWGDPQVQCQECNCHPLGSEMAQCDRATGTCECREGVAGKQCDECARGFTGVFPECVRCHSCFQLWDDALCQMKRDLDHIQYTVRKILESGITPGVEDTRIKELERKLRQVQDLISMEDSDRVHQLIGQSIDDLRAEIALTDGRLMAVGRELNATAEEEEALRRTLNVLERELRDINTTMAHKQRLLDEYLTSGFADQFEKVKKYYRVSLEAEEKCNASVSGPFSAVEQSKETRALTEDLLDASKDKFLRALAAQNKSLEELQQKTHHLDEKVHHLSHKVCGGHSNASVNGSCPDSQCGGAGCRDDQGNHVCGGDGCNGTVSASVAALNHARNVADGLNTANEELQGVAKKLQDIATLTQDVKNQAMNTLEKAQKKKDHFESNNKKLKDFIKKIRYFLTEEGADPESIEKVALQVLSIALPVNRTTLDNMVMQIKDSLSNLTNVDGIVNQTMQHVAKAKELLDAAKDAKRRAEGVNDTAKSTKRALDVSEKAIEEAKSALKEAHNNLNRTRNATAEVEESLGQLEDKQMEVMMRLNNLSVGVEALRNKTEQNRQMAEDARALANNATRQASSLEQSLNDTEKRYSELRTKVDSLGGESGGLNSINQRAKDMKKEADDLLGKATSGMKQLEKLEKKFKTNERRMQRQRVELDELKENATVVRDEIREQVQKYSNCV